Proteins from a genomic interval of SAR324 cluster bacterium:
- a CDS encoding sodium ion-translocating decarboxylase subunit beta, whose protein sequence is MLKELRNSTGVTKIFQGQDLDWSEGIGRLLMILIGMGLLYLGINRKFEPLLLVPIGFGTILTNIPGAGMGEPGGLLYYVYEMGITTGIFPLLIFMGVGAMTDFGPMLANPRTALLGAAAQFGIFATLLGALALNVVPGIDFSLRDAASIGIIGGADGPTAIFLSSQLSPRLLGSIAIAAYSYMALVPLIQPPIMKLLTTEEERRMVMKQLRYVSRREKILFPLLVLILCAALLPSAAPLIGMFMLGNLARECGVVDRLSDTMQNALINTVTIFLGLGVGSKLLATRFLNLETVGILILGMIAFGIGTVTGVLMARLMNRLSEAPINPLIGAAGVSAVPMAARVVNQVGLQSNPQNHLLMHAMGPNVSGVIGSAVAAGVLLSML, encoded by the coding sequence ATGCTGAAGGAGCTGCGGAACTCCACAGGGGTTACTAAGATTTTTCAGGGACAGGACTTGGATTGGTCAGAGGGGATCGGTCGGCTCCTGATGATCTTGATTGGCATGGGATTGCTTTATTTGGGCATCAATCGGAAGTTTGAACCCCTGCTGCTGGTACCGATTGGTTTTGGTACAATCCTGACCAACATTCCTGGAGCTGGGATGGGGGAACCGGGAGGACTGCTCTACTACGTCTATGAGATGGGCATCACCACTGGGATCTTTCCGTTGCTGATCTTCATGGGAGTCGGAGCGATGACCGACTTCGGGCCGATGCTCGCCAATCCTCGGACTGCTTTGCTAGGAGCTGCTGCCCAGTTTGGTATCTTTGCCACCCTGCTTGGTGCACTGGCATTGAATGTGGTTCCTGGCATTGACTTCAGCCTGCGAGACGCTGCTTCGATCGGTATCATTGGAGGAGCAGACGGACCAACTGCGATTTTCCTCTCCAGTCAACTTTCGCCACGACTGTTGGGCTCCATTGCGATTGCCGCCTATTCCTACATGGCCCTGGTTCCCCTAATTCAGCCACCGATCATGAAGCTGCTCACGACCGAGGAGGAACGCCGGATGGTGATGAAGCAGCTACGCTACGTCTCTCGTCGGGAGAAGATCCTCTTTCCATTGTTGGTGTTGATTCTCTGTGCTGCGCTACTCCCCTCCGCCGCACCCCTAATCGGCATGTTCATGCTGGGTAATTTGGCCCGGGAATGTGGGGTAGTGGATCGACTATCTGACACGATGCAGAACGCACTGATCAACACCGTCACGATCTTCCTAGGACTCGGTGTGGGCAGCAAGCTATTGGCAACTCGATTTCTGAATTTGGAAACCGTCGGTATCCTGATCCTGGGGATGATTGCTTTCGGTATTGGTACTGTGACAGGAGTACTGATGGCCAGGCTGATGAACCGTCTCTCTGAGGCTCCGATCAACCCCTTGATTGGGGCAGCAGGAGTCTCTGCAGTGCCGATGGCTGCTCGAGTTGTCAACCAAGTCGGCTTGCAGTCCAACCCACAGAATCACTTGTTGATGCATGCTATGGGGCCCAATGTCTCCGGAGTGATTGGTTCTGCTGTTGCCGCTGGTGTGCTGCTCTCCATGCTTTGA
- a CDS encoding biotin attachment protein, with the protein MAKKRIQFMDTSFRDGFQSVFGARVATKDFLPALEAAVDAGTTHFEAGGGARFQSLFFYCNESAFDMMDTFRKTVGPEANLQTLARGINVVALNQQPRDMIDLHAQMFKKHGITTIRNFDALNDLHNLHYSGERITAAGLHHQIVITIMDLPPGCEGAHRAEDYTKLLQDILDSDIPFDSISFKDSTGTAHPRKIYDTIKAARKIVPEDMVLHLHTHDTAGIGINQYMAAIEAGINRIDLAMSPVSGGTAQPDILTMWHAMKGTDYTLDIDPLKYVKAQEIFEDAMNDYFIPPESRMVSPLIPFSPMPGGALTANTMMMRDTGTLHLYPQVIKEMEEVIRLGGFGTSVTPVSQFYFQQAYLNATQGRWKKLNPQYGNMVLGYFGKTPVPPDPEIIKLASEQLNKPVFDGDPLDILEDGRPAAEKKLQEHGLPINDENVFIVSSCESKGIDFLQGKAKENIRRKSVEEAKTQKTKVSVPAASPAAMGPRDYTITVDGKAYQVHVAEGGATPVVQTASPAPATQPATIPAPSTASQVVEAPTPGNILRLEVKVGDQVSEDQTLLMMEAMKMESEVKSPVAGKILELHVSTGDTVQAGEPLLTISN; encoded by the coding sequence ATGGCAAAAAAACGCATTCAATTCATGGACACGTCCTTCCGCGATGGTTTTCAGTCCGTGTTTGGTGCACGTGTGGCGACAAAGGACTTTCTACCAGCGCTGGAAGCCGCTGTAGACGCAGGAACCACCCATTTTGAGGCTGGAGGTGGCGCACGTTTCCAGAGCCTCTTCTTCTATTGCAACGAGTCGGCATTCGACATGATGGACACCTTCCGCAAGACGGTTGGGCCCGAAGCCAACCTACAAACGCTGGCCCGGGGCATCAATGTCGTTGCCTTGAATCAGCAACCGCGGGACATGATTGATCTGCATGCGCAGATGTTCAAGAAACACGGAATCACCACCATCCGGAACTTCGATGCCCTGAATGATCTGCACAACCTGCATTACTCTGGAGAACGGATCACTGCCGCTGGTCTGCACCACCAGATCGTGATCACCATCATGGATTTGCCTCCAGGTTGTGAAGGTGCTCACCGTGCAGAAGATTACACCAAACTGCTGCAGGACATTCTGGATTCGGATATTCCCTTTGATTCAATTTCTTTCAAGGATTCAACCGGAACCGCTCACCCGCGCAAGATCTACGATACGATCAAGGCCGCCCGCAAGATTGTACCGGAAGACATGGTGCTGCACCTGCACACCCATGACACCGCAGGGATCGGCATCAACCAGTACATGGCGGCCATCGAGGCCGGAATCAATCGAATTGATCTGGCGATGAGCCCTGTCAGTGGTGGAACAGCCCAACCCGACATCCTCACAATGTGGCATGCGATGAAGGGCACCGACTATACGCTGGATATCGATCCACTCAAGTACGTCAAGGCTCAGGAGATCTTTGAGGATGCGATGAATGATTACTTCATTCCACCTGAGTCTCGGATGGTCTCTCCACTGATTCCTTTCTCACCAATGCCGGGTGGAGCCCTGACCGCCAACACGATGATGATGCGGGATACCGGTACGCTGCACCTCTACCCTCAGGTCATCAAGGAGATGGAGGAAGTCATTCGGCTGGGAGGCTTCGGTACCTCGGTCACTCCGGTTTCCCAGTTCTATTTCCAACAAGCCTACCTCAACGCTACCCAAGGACGCTGGAAGAAGCTCAATCCACAATACGGGAACATGGTCCTTGGCTACTTCGGCAAAACCCCAGTACCACCCGATCCAGAGATCATCAAGCTGGCCTCCGAGCAATTGAACAAACCCGTCTTCGATGGTGATCCACTGGATATCCTCGAGGATGGCCGACCTGCTGCTGAGAAGAAGTTGCAGGAACATGGTCTGCCAATCAATGATGAGAATGTCTTCATTGTCTCCAGTTGCGAAAGTAAAGGAATTGACTTCCTACAGGGCAAGGCCAAGGAAAACATCCGCCGCAAGAGCGTAGAAGAAGCCAAGACCCAGAAGACCAAGGTCTCTGTTCCAGCTGCCTCACCAGCGGCAATGGGGCCACGTGACTACACGATCACCGTTGATGGCAAAGCCTATCAGGTTCATGTTGCAGAAGGAGGGGCCACCCCCGTTGTGCAAACGGCCAGCCCTGCACCTGCTACGCAACCTGCGACAATCCCTGCTCCCAGCACCGCTAGCCAAGTAGTTGAAGCACCGACTCCTGGTAACATTCTTCGCCTTGAGGTCAAGGTAGGCGACCAGGTCAGTGAAGACCAAACGCTGCTAATGATGGAGGCGATGAAGATGGAGTCCGAGGTCAAATCTCCTGTCGCTGGTAAGATCTTGGAATTGCACGTATCCACTGGAGACACAGTACAAGCGGGTGAGCCCTTGCTGACGATCTCTAACTGA
- a CDS encoding OadG family protein, which translates to MFSTGLKLMVVGMLTVFLFLLLMIAFIKLIEILNRSHTQQEAERQQRPSKKPTPQEPQVPTVVLAAAIAAYEAERQQLINT; encoded by the coding sequence ATGTTCAGCACCGGACTCAAATTAATGGTTGTGGGCATGTTGACGGTATTTCTCTTTCTGCTGTTGATGATTGCCTTCATCAAGCTGATCGAGATCCTGAACCGATCACATACCCAGCAGGAAGCCGAGCGACAGCAGCGTCCCTCAAAGAAACCAACGCCCCAGGAACCCCAAGTCCCGACCGTTGTCCTGGCCGCGGCGATTGCTGCGTACGAAGCAGAGCGACAGCAACTGATCAACACCTAA
- a CDS encoding OsmC family protein, with translation MKAEVKWLEESKFVAESGTGHSLVIDTPDSNKGPSPMEMLLMGMEGCTGVDVISILKKAHQKVQDCRVQIEAEREDDYPRIFRKIHLHFILSGTNLSEHQVQRTIQLSQEKYCATSIIMGRSGAGVTHSYEIMAESQEDKAS, from the coding sequence ATGAAAGCAGAAGTCAAATGGTTGGAAGAATCAAAGTTTGTTGCAGAGTCTGGAACAGGGCACTCCTTAGTAATCGATACTCCAGATTCCAACAAGGGCCCCAGTCCGATGGAGATGCTGCTGATGGGGATGGAAGGCTGCACAGGTGTTGATGTGATCAGTATTCTGAAGAAAGCCCACCAAAAAGTGCAGGACTGCCGTGTTCAGATAGAAGCTGAACGAGAAGACGACTACCCTCGTATCTTCCGCAAAATCCACCTGCACTTCATCCTGAGTGGTACCAATCTTAGTGAGCACCAGGTGCAACGAACTATTCAGCTATCCCAGGAAAAGTATTGCGCCACCTCAATCATCATGGGACGCTCCGGTGCAGGGGTAACACATTCGTATGAGATCATGGCTGAATCCCAAGAAGACAAAGCATCGTGA